From the genome of Syngnathoides biaculeatus isolate LvHL_M chromosome 15, ASM1980259v1, whole genome shotgun sequence:
CTGGAGGGAGACATCGGAGCTGTTTTTGGCCTGGGATTCCCCCCCTGCCTTGGAGGTCAGAATTTGCTTTAATCTGTTGTGacgaaaattttaaaatatgatggAAAAAGTGACCCGtgtttcaaatgtgaaattagGTTAAGAAGAGTGTGGGGAAGTTAAACATaggcaaaaataacaaataatctGGTCGCTACTTCCTGGATTTCACCTATTGTAAATAAATGagggagatatatatatatatacacatacagtaaatgacgGCAGGTCAGCACCGTCACTCCCGAGTCGCGGTCGTCCACAAAAAGACGATCTCAGCGTCCGGTCTGCACCCGTTTTACTAATTGTTCTCCGTATGGACTCGCAGGCCCGTTTCGCTTCGTGGACACCTTTGGCGCCGACAAGCTGGTGAAAAAGATGCGGCGTTACGAGGCCGTCTACGGGGATCACTTCACGCCGTGCCGGCTCCTCCTGGATCACGCCGGCGACCCCGGCAAGAAGTTTCACAAGTGACGGCGCCGGTCACGTTGCGCCTGACCGCACTTAACGCGACTGCAGTCCACCGCATCGGGAACCGTTGGATTGCTTTTGAGTTTTACCAGATCAACGCAAGCATTTGATGATATGTTGCACACGCATTCAAATATTCCTGAAGGATATACTAATTCATCCTGCAATGTACCCGGTATGgtaacatttgtttattttgtaccTGAAGACTTGATGGGTGGATAATGTAAATGTAGGGCCTTAACTAAATAAAATTTTGTTATGGAATCAAATgcttttttgctattttttttttttttttttttgtacatgaagGTACTTTTGGCCTCAAGTGTGATCACAGCAAACGGAGGAAATAgtttttaattcaataaatctgCTTCTTTTGCAACTGAAAAGTTAAAGTCTGGCGAATGGAACTGAAAAATAGAAATTGAACATTAATTTTTACAAGTGGAAAAAggtaagaggaaaaaaaaaatcgaatttTGTTCTGGATAAgaacttgtgattttttttttttttttcttgctttgattttgagacttttttttttcaaaagtatgcTGTAAGTATTTTTGAGAGcagttttttaatgaaaatactttagaggaaaaaaaatccaagaataaaatatttttcaaagaaaatcatTTCTGATGAAAGGTGCAATCTgatttggaaatgaaaaatgtcacttgTTTCGGTAAATCTTGGAAAACTTTTTATTCtcatgcagtttttaaaattgaaatcaaCCACCTCGATTACATCATTTTagattttaatttaatgtagCTGCAGTTTTTTAATCCGCGTTTTGGATGTATTTAGTTACAAATGATGTAATAAACACCTAAGTGTGGGGAAAAAGTTTCTTCTTTGTACTCTGCATAAATGTGGCACCACGGCGGGACCGATTgccgagacaaattccttgtgttgttcCATACTTTGAcattaaaactgattctgaaatAATGCAGCAACCACATCGATTCTTGTTTGGCCCCCAGTACCGAAAGAACGTGATTGGTCGTGGGCGGGTCACGTGTGTTTGCCTCGCCTGCCATTGTCCGTCGTCATCCCGTCCAGGGCGTGTTTTGGGTGCTTGCCGGCGTGTTGACATCTTTGCAGCCGCGATGCCGAGCCTGCGTCGCGGCTGTGTCACTGCTCGAGGTCGCCGTGACGCGGCTGGAAGAATGGAaccataaattaaaataataataataataataagcgcGAAGGCGAGGTCTGGTCCTCCTGCATCGGTTCGGTTTTCCGCCGCAACATGGCCAACAACAAGGCGAAGACGGCGTGCGAGTCGGTCCGGGTGGTGGTCCGCTGCCGGCCGCCCAACAACATGGAGGCGACGGCCGAGAACGGCGGCTCAGTCCTGGACGTGGACGCCGAGCTGGGCCGCATCTCCGTGCGGAACCCGAGCGCTCCATCTGGCGAGCTCGCGAAGGAGTTCACCTTCCATTCGGTGTTCGGCTGGGGGTCCACCCAGGGCGAGGTGTACGACGACGCCGTCAGGCCCCTGGTGGACTCGGTTCTGACGGGCTTCAACGGGACGGTTTTCGCCTACGGCCAGACCGGCACGGGCAAGACGTGGACCATGAGGGGGTTGCCGGGCGACCCGGAGAAACGGGGCGTCATCCCCAACGCCTTCCATCACATCTTCACCCACATCTGCCGCAGTCGGGGCCACAAGTACCTGGTCCGCTCCTCTTACTTGGAGATTTATCAGGAAGAGATCCGAGACCTGCTGTGTAAGAACTTCAACGGCTGCGTTAGAAGCCACTGATTCATATCAAAAATATAGATAGATGcgccacacccccaaaaaactatAGCTAAACACCtccaaaatgtctgcctttttaagaaaaatgaacACAACTTGACATTTTCCAATATGTGTCTCCCGAACTCCTTAATTACACAAATAAGTCCTCCTCGCCAGTAGTTGGCGCTGAACTGCAGCTGCTTGATTGTCATGTGCGTCAGCCAGAATGGAGGTTCGGAgtaattttatcatttaatttttttgtttttttttttctccagtggaAAGCAGCAGAAAACTGGAGCTGAAGGAGAGCCCCGAGGAAGGCGTCTACGTCAAGGACCTGTCTTGGGTGGTCACCAAGGACTCCGCCGAGATGCACCACCTGCTCGCCGCGGGCGACCGATCCCGCTCGGTGGGCTCCACCGACGCCAACAGCCGGAGTTCCCGCTCGCACGCCGTCTTCGCCGTCACGGTGGAATGCCAGTCCGAGTCCGAGGACCCGGTCCGGGTGGGGCGCCTCAACATGGTGGACCTGGCCGGGAGCGAGCGGCAGAGCAGGACGGGCGCCCGGGGCGAGAGGCTGCGGGAGGCAGCCAAGATCAACCTGTCGCTCTCCGCCTTGGGGAACGTCATCTCGGCGCTGGCGGACCGCAAGGGCGGCCACGTGCCCTACAGGGACTCCAAACTCACCCGCCTCCTGCAAGACTCCCTGGGCGGCAACGCCAAGACGGTCATGATCGCCACGGTGGGGCCTTCGGAGCGGGACCGCCACGAGTCCCTGGCCACCCTGCGGTACGCCAGCCGGGCCAAGAACATCAAGAACAAGCCCCGTGTCAACGAGGACCCCGAAGCCGCCCTCCTCAGGGACTTCCAGAGGGAGATCGCCAGACTCAAGGCCCTCCTGGAGGAGCGAGGCGCCTCGGCCAGGGAGCGGCGGCAGAAGCGAAGGGACGGCAAGAGACTCAGCAGGGACCTCGCGCAGCTTTGCGAGGAGGACGAGCCGAAAGAAGCCGGCGGCCAGTGGGATCGGGAGGCCGTGGAGAAGATCATCGAGAAGTACAAGGTGCGTCACCCGGGCCGGCGGTGCGTTCCAAGACCGACCCGACGCAAGATGgcgccgtccattttcttagctgcttatcctcacaagggagtgcgggagcctatccaagctgtcgacgggctgaactggttgccagccgatcgcagggcacatcgacactaTTTGGGCGCAAGACAGCGGCTCGCGAAGAGTTTTAGCGATGGCCGtgtggcgccatcttgtggcagctATAGAACATTACAGTACACTGTAAACAAATTTCCCCCCGAATAAATGCCTCAAATATAAAACTTGGCAACACGGTGGGgtcactggttagagcgttggcctcagttctgaggaccggggttcaaatcccggacacATTCTccctgtgggtttcctctgggcactcaaatttcctcccacgtcccaaaaacatgcgacattagttggacactctaaattgcccataggtgtgattgtgaatgcgattggttgtttgtctctatgcggcctgcgattggctggcaaccagttcaagggtgtgccccgccccctgcccaaaggcagctgggattggctcgagcattgccacgaccctcgtgaggatgagcgcctcagaaaatgtttcaattcaaaactttttttttatcaaaaatattttaaatatttactaaatcaagtcatttttttttatttgtattttttatgatttcaaatatttctaaaaatatccaaatttctcaaaaatatagaaaaaaaaatcatttccgctctcatttttcttccaaaatatatttttcattattttttgttttcaatacatTGCGGCGCTTTTCAACTTTGATGTGCGCGGCCAGGCCATGGAGAGCAAATTGCTGGAGGGCGGCAAGACCATCACGGATCACACCAACGAGCAGCAGAAGTTGCTGGAGCGGAAGAGGCTCGAGATCGCCGAGCAGGTGAGGAAACGTCCGCCGACCGCCGACCGACGCCGCCGCCGACTGACCGAGCGGCGTGCCCTCCGAGATCCGGCGGGAGAGGGAGATGCGGCGGCAGATCACGCTGCGGGACGAGGAGACCCTGGAGATGAGGGAGACCTTCTCCTCGCTGCAGCAGGAAGTGGAGATGAAGACCAAGAAGCTGAGGAAGGTGAGGCGGGAAACGTCAGCGCCCAAAAAATAAGCGAGACGGAAGGAAAGAGCTGCAAAATGGGTGATTTTTGACAAGAAAATGATTTGTCATGCGCAGGAAACGTTGCAATATGTGTACAActatttctcaaaaaaaaaaaaggctatatttatttcttgaaaatCTCCTCAGAAAtatagcacttttttttaaaacccataATTATCTGTGAGAATATAACAGCGCAAAATATGACTtacttgtttttgaaaaatgtagggttttttttgtttttttctatctCCTTGgattgtttttcttgaaaagaaatatagatttttttttaaagttttgctgcaaaaaatatacattttaatagacatttattttaatctaCCATTTTTGGGGACTATATAATTTTTCTTGTTCAAAAATAGCCAAGCTTCACTACAAAGATTtcttcgttgttgttttttaaaaatatttaaccatgtctccaaaatgttcttttcccCCAAAGATAtccattttttgtcttgaaaatctacaattttttttgtgaaaacggACGACACTTTTCTTAATTTCTTGCATTTTTATGAGAAagataaaaaattaaatgtttttcttttttcatcaattttcctATTccttgaaaaaatgtatttttttgaaatCTAAATCTAGCGTGAATGtagacccctccccccccaaaaaaaagtacgACACTATCGTTCACGTTTTCCTTTGATTCCATTTCTTCGACACTGACGATCTATTGCGCCGTGTCTAGCTGTACACTAAACTGCAGCTGGTGTGGGCCGAGATGCGCGACGCGATCGACGAGCACGTCGCATCCCGCCAGGAGCTGGAACAGACGCAGAACCAGCTGACCCGAGAGCTCAAGTACAAGTGAGCGCCCGCCACCTCCCAACGACCGCCGTGTACCTAATACTTTGACGTGCGCGCATAATCACGTCTGCCATATTTTCAGAACCCTCCTCATGGAGAATTTCGTCCCCCCGgccgaaaagaaaaagatcctaAACAGACTCGACTTTGACGCCGACGAAGAGCAGTGGAGGCTCCTGTCGGCCGTTCCGTCCGAAAGGTAACGCGGCCGTGCCGGACGCGGCTACGTCTGCGGATGCGGATAAGATCAACGGGGGATAAAATGATTTGCCAAGAAACTTTGAAAGAATTTTTTGACAGATACCGTTGTTGTgttgagagaaaaaagaaaaatggatccGGCGGATGCGACAATGACTTTcgagcacgggtgtcaaagtcagggcccgggggccagatctggcccgccgcgtgatttcatgtggcccgcggaggcaagtCACGTGTatcgacttccatgatttttgttcaaatctatcccaaaatttcaaattgtcatgtcgtAAATGGTAACGTTGAgctattgcaaacatttttgtgttaccaagcaACAACAGTTGGAAAagctcgatttctgattccaaaactatttcatgagtttcatgtggaaatatgatgaggcagttaaagatttttgtcGTTTTACACGGCGGAAACCCTCAGTAAAATGtcgcccgtgacaaaaatgagtttgacccccGTGCTTTACAGTAAGGACAAAACGCTTTACAATTTGTTGATATGACACGTAGCGATGAAAGTGAAAAATATGATAAGCTATCAAacggtttctttcggcttgtccctttcggggtcgccacagcgtatcatctcagatgaacgcctatatatgtttggcacaatttttacgccggatgcccttcctgacgcaacccttctcagggagtggaggccccagtgggatacgaacccacaacccctggattatcaaaccagtgctctaaccactgagctacagggcctccgaTAAGCTATCAAAcggtattattattttttttctaatgctttCACCGGTGAGttttaaataacaataatacagCTGTGCCAGATGCGGCTACGACTCGTTTCATAGGGACAAAAAAGGTTTACGGTTTATCAATAACCGGTCGTGGCGGCGCCGGATGTTACTATTACTTCTTAATAACGATAAAACAGTTCGTGGTTCATCGATGAATTGAGCTGAAATTGCAGACTGCTGGTACTTTAATACCatgtgatgaaaacaaaagttaGCGTTAGCGGGTCGGACATGACGTGCAGAAGCGGTGGTGGTGGAAggttttggttgttttggtGCCGGATGCGGATGTGAcgttccaacaaaaaaaaaaaaaaaaaaaaatgccatcgtTCTGtgctggctcagctggaaagcgttggcctcccagttctgcggtcccggggttcgatcccggacccgcctgtgtggagtttgcatgttctcccctgtgcctgcctgcctgcgtgggtttttctccgggtgtgcaatccggtttcctcccacatcccattgataggagacgctaaattgccccgaggtgtgattgtgagtgcgattggtcgtttTTCCTCCaagcgccctgcgattggcttgcgaccagttcagggtgtaccccgcctcctgcccggtgacagctgagataggctccggcactcttgcatccctcgtgaggataagcggcaaagaaaatagatgcatGGATCTTCTGTGCTGGATGCAGATATTACTTCATTATCAAGATGAAAtggtttaccccccccccaaaaaaaaaaaaaaaacctgacaacTTTTCATACGGTTATTGTTATAatattctggggaaaaaaataatttctcaaaTGTTGGACTgcttaatagttttttttttctgactgcgTTCAATTGCCCACACGTGGCCGCCAGCGCGCCGAAGCGGGTGAAGAGGCGACCTCTCTCCGCCGTGGGATACAAACGTCCAATCAGCCAGCACGCGCAATCCGCTGTCGCCACGGCAACCGGGGACCAGTCAAGATATCAGGTCAGCACTTGCGCAGATGAAATATGAAACATGTTACAATGCAATACAGAGCCGTCACGGGAGTCTTCCCAAGAAAAACGACCAAAGCTTTAACCATGAAGTGAGCGCAGAAAACAGGAAGTCGTTGTTTGGCGAGCAGGCGGAGAACATCATGCTGCTGCAGCTGGACGTGTCGCCGGCCGCCATGTTGGCGCTCGACCTGCACGGGGCTCGTCCGGGGAGCGGCGCCCTGAGGGACGCCGGCCCCTCGGCGCGGCGGCTCAGGAAGTCCGCGTCCTGGTGAGGCcgcctgtggaatgttttcggCGTGCCAAAGAAATTACAGCTATACGTACAAATcgtaatgaaaacaaaaaaaaaaaaaacatgatacagAAATTTCTCATACATACcttagtaattaaaaaaatagaaataaaaaaaatctcaaagttATTCAAGCAAAATTACAGTGAATCTGTGGAAATagcaatatggaaaaaaattaagtctgatttgtaaaaaaaaaaaaaaaaaatctcaaaattcaatatttttcttaaatattcagagtgaagaagaagaagattcattAATgtaattcttgaaaaaaaatatattcattcatgTTTGTACACGCATATTTACCAGTATTCATTTACctcatttgaaaattaaatattcgAACATAAGAAATAGACACTACAGTTaatgaatacaataaaatggaaaactttTTTAATGTAAggttatttaaatacaaaaaatgaatataaaaccccaatttttattttgtatcgtGCATTAGAAAGACAATACTAAAATTGACAATAAGTAATCATATTATTCAAAATATTACACGTTATATATTGAGATCAGATGCGTATACATTGAAcctattgattattttttttacgacaTCTGTGAATGACCTTGCCCTATTTCATGTAGTTAACCTTTTCCCGTAAAATtgcccaaaaatgtatttttttgttgttgttgttgttgttgtctgtgGGGGCGTGTTCCAGGTATCAAACCCCACGAGCGGCGTGCGTTTCGGCGTCCGCGTCGTCCGGCGCCGTGACGTCACCGTCTCAGAGTCGGCGTCACGGACCCAGACCCTCCTCGGTCGCGGATCTCCCGCCGGCCGCCTCGCTCGGGTCCGACCCCTGACCCCGTGGGATCCCGACCCGTGTCGGTCCGCATCGCCGTACGCCCTCGGCggctgacgacgacgacggcgtccGGTGAGCACGCGGGGCCTCCCTGTCCAACTGCTGCGTTCCAACAAAGTTCTCTCGACGTAAGCGAATGTTTGCAAAAAGCACAGCCAAAGCTTGCGTGATTCATATTGCGTTTATTTTGCCGTATCGGTGACGTGAGTCGCTTGCTGCTTTTATTGTGACAGAAATCCGCTTCGTACCAAGAAGCCGCGCTGACTATttagctgacgttttttttttttttttttactgtggcgGAAAATATTGTGAATAAGTGAATTGACTGCACTGCAcatcaatgtgaaaataaaaatgattgtgggggagaaagtttttttttatccgccTTCCAAACGCAAATCCAGTATCCAGTttgtaaaatggatttttttaaaataacatgtAATTAATTGGATattgcaaaaatgcaacaaaaaattgGTTTGGGATGTCAAGgatgtaaatataatatttcttatatatatatataaatatacatctACAGTGTAtaccaattttaaaataataaattacaaaatgaataataataccaaaaacaatattgaatgaatcaataaaaatgataagGAAAGTGTAAAGAATGTGTATTTTATGCATGAAAATAAGCCAGCGAAATCGCAAGCGAGTTCAAATACAAATAACGGCATTATGTATCATTTTATGTActgttgcattcattttttgagaagtgctttacaaattatttttacagaagtatgttttattaattaaatgataatttccatTAAATCTACAGGTAGGAAGTATTATACTATTGTACACATAAATGTAGCTTAGCCGAATATagaaattcaaaaaatacaaaagttgaGGCGACGTTTCCGCCCCGGGAGGCGGTCACGTGACCCCCACGCCGGCCCCGCCTTCCGTTTACAGGAGATCAAACATGGCGGACGGAGCGCGGCCGACGCGTCGTTGGCGGCGGCCTCGGCGACGACATCAACATTTCGACTGAAGACGAGCGTTGCacgacaacgacgacgacgacggcggctaCCATGAGGGAGCgacagaaaaagaaaggaaggacgTGGGCGGAAGCCGCGAAGacggtaccaaaaaaaaatctcatttgcgGCCCTTGTGTTGTCGCAACGTCCattgacacatacacacagcagGCCCGAGCACGTGACGTCGGGCGGCTGTCACCGCGGAGGCGATCAATAAAGTTATTCGTGTGTTGAGAAACTGGAGTCGGTTTACGGCGCGAGGGGCGCGGGAGCTAACCCAGCTAGCCTAGCATGATGATACCCCGAAGTTTTGACGTTTTGTCActaaaacgcccccccccccaaaaaaaataaaaataaaataagaataataaaagcATTAAAATCATCGCATTGTGTTCTGCACTGCTGCCATTGTTCGTTTTGGAACGTAGCCTCCATGGGCTTTGACAGCTTGACTTGCTCCCGAAGTCAAAACAAGCGTTGACATTAAGCCAATAATAGCGCTCCAAGCTTAGTTTGCGTTTGAAATGCTTACTAATACCTCAAATGCAGTAGATGTGCTAACCTAAAAGGTTGCAAATTCAGCAGcaacaaaaacgttttaataTCAACAACAAAGCTTTTTCAAGTTGACTGCACAAAATGGACAAGTTGATTATCATTCAGTCACTCGGTTTGTCCATAACgtgtcagaaaatggacaaaatgtcTACTTTCATCTGAGAATATTTCCCCTTGAGAGGATGAAATCACGAAGATATGGACGGTTTAAGGTCTCTCAGGTATCACTGCGATGAtgtttaatggaaaaatgttcACGAAATGGCGGGAGGCAGCATTCCTACAACAGCATACAGCTAATAATTACACACTGAAGTGTAAGAGAATATAAATTTAAGTGTAATTTGATGAATGGGAGCAAGTTCATGTTAATAACCAAGTAAGACTATAGTTCATAAATGTTTCATTACATTTGCAGTGTTATCAATGCTTGATAACTGTTTGCATGACAGTTCCATGTTtcatatttcacaatttttagTGGTTGCAACTTTGTTACACTGATGGATCTGTCTCAAATTGTCTTAATAATGCTAATGGTTTGTTTATCGTTGCATTGCAGTGTTTTGGGGCGTTATTACACTAATGGAAAGCTTTTATTACCCTTGCAATTCATGACaagttacaaatgtaaaaaaaaaaaaaagctgttatttttttttcagcaagttTTGTACTTCTTGTGCAGGCATACGTGATAGtcatgttgttgtgtgtgtgtcgcaGGTGCTGGAAAAATACCCCAACACACCTATGAGCCATAAAGAAATCTTGCAGGTCATCCAAAGAGAAAGACTAAAGGAAAtcaggtaaaaaacaaaaaaactatgaaTCTTTCTTTTGGTGTCcactatatgtactgtattgtcaCCTCACTGTGTTGCTTACATTTCCTGTCATCTCAAATATTCTTctaattgttttcatttctttctgttttttttttttttttttaatgttatcatTGTCACTGTTTTCACCCAGAAGGTAAGAACAagttagtccccccccccccccccaacctccacaTATCTAACAAACTCATTGTTTTGGATGACTTTTACTAACATTAACCTCATTCTAATCTCACAGTGTTGTAATATTATTGCATAAAGACTGCAGGCCTCTGTTGAACTAAAACGCAACGTTATTCAAAGTCATTGCAGCTACTTAATATTCAAGGAAATAAATTAGCATGTTCTCTCCAcgcgtgcctacgtgggttttctccgtgcactccggtttcctcccacatcccaaaaacatgcaacattgaatgaacattaaattgccccgaggtgtgatcgtgagtgcggttgtttgtctcgatgcgccctgcgatcggctggcgaccagttaagggtgtaccccgccccgtcctgcccgttgacatctcggataggctccagcactcttgcatcccttgtgaggataagtggctaagaaaaatggatggatggacaacaaattcaacaaacgAGATCCCAAATCCCCTTATTCAACCGTTTTGTGTTACTACGACCTGGATGACTGACAATCTTGAGaggcattaaaataaataaaaatgaatttttaacaaGCATGTCGGTATTTTTTACAATCTTGTCGACTTAACACGATAGTATTAGGCCCTTTCAAATCCTCGAAAAAATTATGCTTGTAATTTCTTTATTGTTGCAAGTGAGATgggcccaaaatatttttgtaattattttttattttttaattaagcaGCAGTTTTTATCCCGCCAAATAACAGAATCGACATGGATTATTGAATGGATATTGGGCAGGCCTTTAGTGTTTTGTT
Proteins encoded in this window:
- the LOC133513356 gene encoding kinesin-like protein KIF3B — its product is MANNKAKTACESVRVVVRCRPPNNMEATAENGGSVLDVDAELGRISVRNPSAPSGELAKEFTFHSVFGWGSTQGEVYDDAVRPLVDSVLTGFNGTVFAYGQTGTGKTWTMRGLPGDPEKRGVIPNAFHHIFTHICRSRGHKYLVRSSYLEIYQEEIRDLLLESSRKLELKESPEEGVYVKDLSWVVTKDSAEMHHLLAAGDRSRSVGSTDANSRSSRSHAVFAVTVECQSESEDPVRVGRLNMVDLAGSERQSRTGARGERLREAAKINLSLSALGNVISALADRKGGHVPYRDSKLTRLLQDSLGGNAKTVMIATVGPSERDRHESLATLRYASRAKNIKNKPRVNEDPEAALLRDFQREIARLKALLEERGASARERRQKRRDGKRLSRDLAQLCEEDEPKEAGGQWDREAVEKIIEKYKAMESKLLEGGKTITDHTNEQQKLLERKRLEIAEQIRREREMRRQITLRDEETLEMRETFSSLQQEVEMKTKKLRKLYTKLQLVWAEMRDAIDEHVASRQELEQTQNQLTRELKYKTLLMENFVPPAEKKKILNRLDFDADEEQWRLLSAVPSESAPKRVKRRPLSAVGYKRPISQHAQSAVATATGDQSRYQAENIMLLQLDVSPAAMLALDLHGARPGSGALRDAGPSARRLRKSASWYQTPRAACVSASASSGAVTSPSQSRRHGPRPSSVADLPPAASLGSDP